The following are encoded together in the Janthinobacterium sp. Marseille genome:
- a CDS encoding RlmE family RNA methyltransferase: MAKNKLNKNWLHDHINDPYVKLAQKEGYRARAVYKLKEIDETEKLIKPGQIIVDLGATPGSWSQYVRNKLSGSVGGGINGTIIGLDMLPMEPIADVHFIQGDFREQEVLEQLEQVLQGRKVDLVISDMAPNLSGIAVADAARMIDLIDLAIDFTQHHMKPSGSLLVKCFNGSGYSYIVEKFRDEFKTVVQKKPKASRDKSSEIFLLGKTLKNPL; the protein is encoded by the coding sequence ATGGCAAAGAACAAATTAAACAAAAACTGGCTGCATGACCATATTAACGACCCGTATGTGAAGCTGGCGCAGAAAGAAGGCTATCGCGCCCGCGCGGTCTACAAACTGAAAGAAATCGACGAAACCGAAAAACTGATCAAACCGGGTCAGATTATTGTCGATTTGGGGGCGACACCGGGGAGTTGGTCGCAATATGTCCGCAACAAGCTGTCTGGCAGCGTGGGTGGCGGTATCAATGGCACCATCATCGGCCTCGACATGTTGCCGATGGAGCCGATCGCCGACGTCCACTTCATACAGGGCGATTTCCGCGAACAGGAAGTGCTGGAACAGCTGGAGCAGGTACTTCAGGGGCGTAAGGTTGACCTTGTGATATCGGATATGGCGCCCAATTTATCCGGTATTGCCGTTGCTGATGCTGCGCGCATGATCGATTTGATCGATTTGGCAATTGATTTTACGCAACATCATATGAAACCTTCGGGCTCCTTGCTGGTAAAGTGCTTTAATGGTTCCGGATATAGCTATATAGTGGAAAAATTCAGGGATGAATTCAAAACGGTCGTACAAAAGAAGCCAAAAGCCAGCCGTGACAAATCGTCCGAGATCTTTTTACTTGGAAAAACCCTGAAAAATCCGCTTTAA
- the carB gene encoding carbamoyl-phosphate synthase large subunit yields the protein MPKRSDIKSILIIGAGPIVIGQACEFDYSGAQACKALREEGYRVILVNSNPATIMTDPEMADVTYIEPITWQAVERIIDKERPDAILPTMGGQTALNCALDLHHNGVLTKYKCELIGASPEAIDKAEDRSKFKDAMTKIGLGSARSGVSHTLEESWAVQKELGFPVIIRPSFTMGGSGGGIAYNAEEFEAICKRGLEASPTSELLIEESLIGWKEFEMEVVRDKADNCIIVCSIENLDPMGVHTGDSITVAPAQTLTDKEYQIMRNASIAVLREIGVDTGGSNVQFSINPADGRMIVIEMNPRVSRSSALASKATGFPIAKIAAKLAVGFTLDELRNEITGGATPASFEPSIDYVVTKIPRFAFEKFPQADSHLTTQMKSVGEVMAIGRTFQESFQKALRGLEVGVDGMNEKTTDRETIEEELGEPGPERIWYVGDAFAQGFSLEEVHALTHIDPWFLAQIKEIVDIELWLETQALSAIDKDTLFKLKQKGFADRRLAKLLKTTDKAVREQRHAMNIRPVYKRVDTCAGEFATNTAYMYSTYEEECESQPTNKKKIMVLGGGPNRIGQGIEFDYCCVHAALAMREDGYETIMVNCNPETVSTDYDTSDRLYFEPLTLEDVLEIVALEKPYGVIVQYGGQTPLKLALDLEANGVPIVGTSPDMIDAAEDRERFQKMLHDLKLRQPPNRTARTEEDALRLAQEIGYPLVVRPSYVLGGRAMEIVHEQRDLERYMREAVKVSHDSPVLLDRFLNDAIEVDVDCLSDGERTFIGGVMEHIEQAGVHSGDSACSLPPYSLSQETIDELKRQTSLMAKGLNVVGLMNVQFAIQQQEIDGKLQDVVFVLEVNPRASRTVPYVSKATGLQLAKIAARCMVGQSLDSQGIINEVVPEYFSVKEAVFPFVKFPGVDTILGPEMKSTGEVMGVGKTFGEAFVKSQLGASIKLPRSGKVFLSVKASDKPRAVQVAKDLVEIGFSVVATKGTAAAISAAGIEVQSVNKVAEGRPHIVDMIKNNEIALVINTVEEKRSAIVDSRTIRTSALAARVTTYTTIAGAEAAVEGMAHLDELHVYDLQGLHKTLH from the coding sequence ATGCCTAAACGCAGCGACATTAAAAGCATCCTGATTATCGGTGCCGGCCCTATCGTTATCGGTCAGGCTTGCGAATTCGATTACTCCGGCGCGCAAGCCTGTAAGGCACTGCGCGAAGAAGGTTATCGCGTCATCCTGGTCAACAGTAATCCTGCGACCATCATGACTGACCCGGAAATGGCCGATGTTACTTACATCGAACCGATTACCTGGCAAGCCGTCGAACGCATCATCGACAAAGAACGTCCGGATGCGATCCTGCCGACCATGGGCGGCCAGACTGCGCTGAATTGCGCGCTGGACCTGCATCACAACGGCGTACTGACCAAATACAAGTGCGAACTGATCGGCGCTTCGCCGGAAGCCATCGACAAGGCGGAAGACCGCTCGAAGTTTAAAGATGCAATGACCAAGATCGGCCTCGGCTCGGCCCGTTCGGGTGTCTCGCACACGCTGGAAGAGTCATGGGCGGTACAGAAGGAGCTCGGCTTCCCGGTCATCATTCGTCCATCGTTCACGATGGGTGGTAGCGGTGGCGGTATCGCCTACAACGCGGAAGAATTCGAAGCTATCTGCAAACGCGGCCTGGAAGCATCGCCGACCAGCGAATTGCTGATCGAAGAATCGCTGATCGGCTGGAAAGAATTCGAGATGGAAGTCGTGCGCGACAAGGCCGACAACTGCATCATCGTCTGCTCGATCGAAAACCTGGACCCTATGGGCGTGCATACCGGTGACTCGATCACGGTCGCGCCGGCGCAAACGCTGACCGACAAGGAATACCAGATCATGCGTAATGCATCGATCGCGGTACTGCGTGAAATCGGCGTCGATACCGGCGGCTCCAACGTGCAATTCTCGATCAATCCGGCTGATGGCCGCATGATCGTCATCGAAATGAATCCACGTGTGTCGCGTTCGTCGGCACTGGCATCGAAAGCAACCGGTTTCCCGATCGCCAAGATTGCGGCCAAGCTGGCAGTCGGCTTTACGCTGGACGAATTGCGCAATGAAATCACCGGTGGTGCGACCCCGGCTTCGTTCGAACCATCTATCGATTACGTTGTGACCAAGATCCCGCGTTTCGCTTTCGAGAAATTCCCGCAAGCGGACAGCCACCTGACCACGCAAATGAAATCGGTCGGTGAAGTGATGGCGATTGGCCGTACCTTCCAGGAATCCTTCCAGAAAGCCTTGCGCGGTCTGGAAGTCGGCGTCGATGGCATGAATGAAAAAACCACCGACCGCGAAACGATCGAGGAAGAACTCGGCGAGCCGGGTCCGGAACGTATCTGGTACGTTGGCGATGCATTCGCCCAGGGTTTCTCGCTGGAAGAAGTGCATGCATTGACGCACATCGACCCGTGGTTCCTCGCGCAAATCAAGGAAATCGTCGATATCGAACTGTGGCTGGAAACCCAAGCCCTGAGCGCGATCGACAAAGACACACTGTTCAAGTTGAAGCAAAAAGGTTTTGCTGATCGTCGCTTGGCGAAGTTGCTGAAAACGACCGACAAGGCAGTGCGTGAGCAACGCCATGCGATGAATATTCGCCCGGTCTACAAACGTGTCGATACCTGTGCCGGTGAATTTGCTACCAACACCGCCTACATGTATTCAACGTACGAAGAAGAGTGCGAATCGCAACCGACCAACAAGAAAAAAATCATGGTGCTCGGCGGCGGTCCTAACCGTATCGGCCAGGGTATCGAATTCGATTATTGCTGCGTCCATGCCGCGCTGGCGATGCGTGAAGACGGTTACGAAACCATCATGGTCAACTGTAATCCGGAAACCGTTTCGACCGACTACGACACATCTGATCGCCTGTACTTCGAGCCGCTGACGCTGGAAGACGTACTGGAAATCGTCGCACTGGAAAAACCATATGGCGTGATCGTGCAGTACGGCGGCCAGACTCCGTTGAAACTTGCACTCGACCTCGAAGCCAATGGCGTGCCTATCGTCGGTACTTCGCCGGACATGATCGATGCCGCAGAAGATCGTGAACGTTTCCAAAAAATGTTGCACGACCTGAAATTGCGTCAGCCGCCTAACCGCACCGCGCGTACAGAAGAAGATGCATTGCGCCTGGCGCAGGAAATCGGTTACCCGCTGGTCGTGCGTCCATCGTATGTACTCGGTGGTCGTGCAATGGAAATCGTGCACGAACAACGTGACCTCGAACGCTATATGCGTGAAGCGGTCAAGGTCTCGCATGATTCGCCGGTCTTGCTGGATCGCTTCCTCAATGATGCGATCGAAGTAGACGTCGATTGCCTGTCCGATGGCGAACGCACCTTTATCGGCGGCGTGATGGAACATATCGAACAGGCCGGCGTGCACTCCGGTGACTCCGCTTGCTCGCTGCCACCATATTCGCTGTCGCAGGAAACCATCGATGAATTGAAACGCCAGACTTCGCTGATGGCGAAGGGCTTGAACGTGGTTGGCCTGATGAACGTGCAGTTTGCGATTCAGCAACAGGAAATCGACGGCAAGCTGCAGGACGTCGTCTTCGTACTGGAAGTCAATCCACGCGCTTCGCGTACGGTGCCATATGTTTCCAAGGCAACCGGCTTGCAACTGGCCAAGATTGCGGCCCGCTGCATGGTCGGCCAGTCACTGGACAGCCAGGGCATCATCAATGAAGTCGTGCCGGAATACTTCAGCGTCAAGGAAGCCGTCTTCCCGTTCGTCAAGTTTCCAGGTGTTGACACCATCCTCGGCCCTGAGATGAAGTCGACCGGTGAAGTGATGGGCGTGGGCAAAACCTTTGGTGAAGCCTTCGTCAAATCGCAACTCGGCGCCAGCATCAAGCTGCCACGCTCGGGCAAGGTATTCCTCAGTGTCAAGGCCAGCGACAAGCCACGTGCGGTACAGGTTGCAAAAGACCTGGTTGAGATCGGCTTCTCGGTAGTGGCGACCAAAGGTACGGCTGCGGCAATCAGCGCCGCCGGTATCGAAGTGCAATCTGTCAACAAAGTGGCAGAAGGCCGGCCGCATATTGTCGATATGATCAAAAACAATGAAATTGCACTTGTTATCAATACCGTGGAAGAAAAACGCAGTGCCATCGTGGATTCCCGTACGATCCGTACTTCCGCCCTGGCAGCGCGTGTTACGACTTACACAACGATAGCCGGCGCAGAGGCGGCAGTGGAAGGCATGGCCCATCTGGACGAGTTACACGTCTATGATTTACAAGGCTTGCATAAAACCTTACACTAA
- the folP gene encoding dihydropteroate synthase, which yields MQTHLQCGRYRLSVDAAARPLVMGILNITPDSFSDGGKYHMLDTALSHAEEMIAAGVDIIDIGGESSRPGSLAVSLKDELDRVMPLVYALRDCGKPLSIDTYKPEVMRETIAAGADMINDINGFRAPGALQAVADSDCALCVMHMQNDPQSMQLQPEYDDVVAEVREFLRDRIGLMEQAGIARERICIDPGLGFGKTLAHNIALLKNTAELQAVLHSPILIGLSRKTMIGALTDRPVEQRMAGSLAGALAAVAHGARIVRVHDVAETVDALRVWQAVS from the coding sequence ATGCAAACTCATCTGCAATGCGGTCGTTACCGCCTTTCCGTAGACGCCGCAGCGCGTCCCCTGGTGATGGGTATCCTGAACATTACCCCTGATTCCTTTTCCGATGGCGGCAAGTACCACATGCTGGATACGGCCTTGTCGCACGCGGAAGAAATGATTGCGGCGGGAGTGGATATCATCGATATCGGCGGTGAGTCGAGCCGCCCGGGTTCGCTGGCGGTTTCCCTCAAGGATGAGCTGGATCGCGTGATGCCGCTGGTGTATGCCTTGCGTGATTGCGGCAAGCCCTTGTCGATAGACACCTACAAACCGGAAGTCATGCGCGAAACCATCGCTGCCGGTGCCGACATGATCAATGACATCAACGGCTTTCGTGCGCCGGGTGCGTTGCAGGCAGTGGCAGACTCGGATTGCGCTTTATGCGTCATGCATATGCAAAATGATCCGCAAAGTATGCAGCTGCAACCAGAATATGATGATGTCGTGGCTGAAGTACGGGAATTTTTACGCGACCGTATCGGTCTGATGGAACAGGCGGGCATTGCTCGTGAGCGTATATGTATAGACCCGGGCCTTGGTTTTGGGAAAACACTTGCGCACAACATCGCCTTATTGAAAAATACTGCCGAATTGCAAGCTGTGCTGCATTCGCCGATCCTGATCGGCCTGTCGCGTAAAACGATGATAGGTGCACTGACGGACAGGCCGGTGGAACAACGCATGGCAGGCAGCTTGGCCGGTGCGTTAGCAGCTGTTGCACATGGCGCACGTATTGTGCGTGTGCACGATGTGGCGGAAACAGTAGACGCATTGAGGGTTTGGCAGGCAGTATCCTGA
- a CDS encoding DUF4149 domain-containing protein, which yields MMFLSRVRLLIATFWVGTLWAVGFVVAPTLFSTLSDRALAGTIAGGLFNTVAWLSLFCAAALLALLFQAGRSAQAKPAKVNYYLIAGMVACTLIGYFALQPHMAELRLVLHSVADADAAALAEVRKQFGILHAVSTGFYVVQSLLGAALILKLR from the coding sequence ATGATGTTCCTGTCACGCGTACGATTGCTGATAGCAACCTTCTGGGTCGGAACCCTGTGGGCGGTGGGCTTTGTAGTCGCACCAACCTTGTTCTCGACCCTGAGTGATCGTGCGCTGGCAGGTACGATTGCCGGTGGCCTGTTCAATACCGTCGCGTGGCTCTCGCTGTTCTGCGCTGCTGCTTTGCTGGCCTTGCTGTTCCAGGCCGGACGCAGTGCGCAGGCTAAACCGGCCAAAGTGAATTACTACCTGATCGCCGGCATGGTCGCATGCACCCTGATCGGTTACTTTGCCTTGCAGCCGCATATGGCTGAGCTGCGCCTGGTGCTGCATAGCGTGGCAGACGCGGATGCAGCAGCGCTGGCCGAAGTGCGTAAGCAATTCGGCATCCTGCATGCTGTTTCAACCGGGTTTTATGTCGTGCAGAGCCTGTTGGGCGCTGCACTGATACTCAAGCTGCGCTGA
- the carA gene encoding glutamine-hydrolyzing carbamoyl-phosphate synthase small subunit has translation MPPFFSGPTVPAILALADGSIFKGFSIGAPGHTIGEVVFNTSMTGYQEILTDPSYSNQIVTLTYPHIGNTGVNAEDVESTRIHAAGLIIKDLPILISNFRSTQTLSDYLKSENVVGIAGIDTRKLTRILREKGAQSGAILAGEDATAEKALELAKSFGGLAGLDLAKVVSTKQSYPWTETEWTLGEGYGQQTAPQYHVVAFDYGVKFNILRMLAQRGCKVTVLPAQASAAEALALNPDGIFLSNGPGDPEPCDYAIAASKELIDRGIPTFGICLGHQIMALASGAKTLKMKFGHHGANHPVQDLDSKKVLITSQNHGFAVDAATLPVNCRVTHVSLFDGSLQGFERTDKPAFCFQGHPEASPGPHDIAPLFDRFVAMMEKNKNA, from the coding sequence TTGCCGCCATTCTTTTCTGGCCCTACAGTTCCGGCCATCCTAGCGCTAGCGGACGGGTCGATTTTCAAAGGTTTTTCGATTGGTGCACCGGGTCATACGATCGGTGAAGTTGTATTTAACACCTCGATGACCGGTTACCAGGAAATCCTCACCGACCCAAGCTACAGCAATCAAATTGTTACACTGACCTATCCTCATATCGGTAATACCGGCGTCAATGCCGAGGATGTGGAGTCGACCCGAATTCATGCGGCCGGCCTGATCATCAAGGATTTACCGATCCTGATCTCCAATTTCCGTTCGACCCAAACACTGTCCGACTACCTGAAGTCCGAGAATGTGGTTGGCATCGCGGGCATCGATACCCGCAAGCTGACCCGCATCCTGCGCGAAAAAGGTGCGCAAAGCGGTGCGATCCTGGCAGGTGAGGACGCAACGGCTGAGAAGGCATTGGAATTGGCCAAGTCCTTCGGCGGCCTGGCCGGGCTGGATCTGGCGAAGGTCGTGTCGACCAAGCAATCGTATCCATGGACTGAAACCGAATGGACGCTGGGCGAGGGTTACGGCCAGCAGACTGCGCCGCAATACCATGTCGTCGCTTTCGATTACGGCGTCAAGTTCAACATCCTGCGCATGCTCGCGCAGCGTGGCTGCAAGGTCACCGTCCTGCCGGCACAGGCTTCTGCAGCCGAAGCACTGGCGTTGAATCCTGATGGCATCTTCCTGTCGAATGGTCCCGGCGATCCGGAACCTTGCGACTACGCGATTGCCGCATCCAAGGAATTAATCGACCGTGGCATCCCGACTTTCGGTATCTGCCTGGGTCACCAAATCATGGCGCTGGCATCCGGCGCCAAAACACTCAAGATGAAATTCGGCCATCACGGCGCCAACCATCCGGTGCAGGATCTGGACAGCAAGAAAGTGCTGATCACATCGCAAAACCATGGTTTCGCAGTGGATGCAGCGACTTTGCCGGTCAACTGCCGCGTGACGCATGTCTCGCTGTTTGACGGTTCGCTGCAAGGTTTTGAACGTACCGACAAGCCGGCATTCTGCTTCCAGGGTCACCCTGAAGCATCGCCTGGCCCGCATGACATCGCCCCCTTGTTTGATCGCTTCGTGGCGATGATGGAGAAGAATAAAAATGCCTAA
- the glmM gene encoding phosphoglucosamine mutase: MTRQYFGTDGVRGKVGTSPITPDFVMRLGYAAGTVLTKSRKASSRPVVLIGKDTRISGYMLEAALEAGFSAAGVDVMLAGPMPTPAIAYLTRALRLSAGVVISASHNPYEDNGIKFFSASGNKLPDAIELEIEAALNEPMSCVASEKLGRAKRLDDARGRYIEFCKSTFPNELDLRGTKLVVDCAHGAAYHIAPDVFHELGAEVIAIGNQPNGFNINEGYGATAPAALVEAVRANQAHLGIALDGDADRLLVVDAAGRVYNGDELLYIMVKDRMRVRPIEGAVGTLMTNMALEVAFKEMGVGFARANVGDRYVLEVLRERGWQVGGEGSGHMLCLDKHTTGDGIVSALQILSALKRSGLSLAELTQDIEMFPQTLINVKVEPGFDWKKNKELLAEKEAVEAELGDKGRVLIRASGTEPLIRVMVEAKDADIADKMARRIAAKLSK, translated from the coding sequence ATGACACGACAATATTTCGGCACCGATGGTGTCCGCGGCAAAGTAGGTACCTCCCCAATTACACCGGATTTCGTGATGCGCCTCGGCTATGCAGCCGGTACCGTGCTGACCAAATCACGCAAGGCGAGCAGCCGCCCGGTTGTCCTGATAGGCAAGGACACCCGTATTTCCGGCTATATGCTGGAAGCGGCATTGGAAGCAGGTTTTTCTGCAGCGGGTGTGGATGTCATGCTGGCCGGCCCTATGCCGACTCCGGCGATTGCCTACCTGACACGCGCCTTGCGTTTGTCCGCCGGCGTCGTGATTTCCGCATCGCATAATCCGTATGAAGACAACGGCATCAAATTCTTTTCGGCATCCGGCAACAAATTACCGGACGCGATCGAACTGGAAATCGAAGCGGCATTGAATGAACCCATGTCTTGCGTCGCATCCGAAAAACTGGGTCGTGCGAAACGCCTGGATGATGCACGCGGACGCTATATTGAATTCTGCAAAAGCACCTTCCCGAATGAACTGGATTTGCGCGGTACCAAGCTGGTAGTCGATTGCGCACACGGTGCGGCCTATCACATTGCACCGGATGTATTCCATGAACTGGGTGCCGAAGTGATTGCGATTGGTAACCAGCCGAACGGTTTCAATATCAATGAAGGTTACGGCGCGACCGCACCTGCGGCCCTGGTCGAAGCCGTACGCGCAAACCAGGCGCATCTGGGCATTGCCCTCGACGGTGATGCAGATCGCCTGCTGGTGGTTGATGCGGCGGGTCGTGTGTACAACGGTGACGAGCTCTTGTACATCATGGTCAAGGATCGTATGCGGGTGAGGCCTATCGAAGGTGCGGTTGGCACGCTGATGACGAATATGGCGCTCGAAGTTGCGTTCAAGGAAATGGGTGTCGGCTTTGCACGTGCAAACGTCGGTGATCGCTATGTGCTGGAAGTTTTGCGTGAGCGCGGCTGGCAAGTCGGTGGTGAAGGTTCCGGTCACATGCTGTGCCTGGACAAGCATACTACCGGTGACGGCATTGTTTCTGCCCTGCAAATCCTGTCAGCTTTGAAGCGCAGCGGCTTAAGCCTGGCGGAATTGACGCAGGATATCGAAATGTTCCCGCAAACCTTGATTAATGTGAAAGTCGAACCGGGTTTTGACTGGAAGAAAAACAAGGAATTATTGGCCGAAAAAGAAGCAGTTGAAGCCGAGCTGGGCGACAAGGGCAGGGTGCTGATTCGCGCCTCCGGCACTGAGCCTTTAATCCGCGTCATGGTAGAGGCCAAAGACGCAGATATCGCTGATAAAATGGCACGACGGATTGCGGCTAAATTGAGTAAATAA
- a CDS encoding YhbY family RNA-binding protein, with product MLKLTPAERSSLRAEAHALSPVVIIGEAGLTPGVLKEIDGSLNSHGLIKVRVFGDDREARVTIYDTICEKLDAAPIQHIGKLLVVYRPKKEAVKAPSETRGRGMREVTIVKPSPSGTKRPSVTKVMVKGNERVTQGGSIKRAKPRQTSPKKSSLGR from the coding sequence ATGTTGAAACTTACACCGGCCGAGCGCAGCTCCTTACGCGCTGAAGCGCACGCTCTCAGCCCTGTCGTCATTATCGGGGAAGCCGGCTTGACACCAGGCGTACTCAAGGAAATCGACGGCAGCCTCAATTCCCATGGTTTGATCAAAGTCCGCGTATTCGGCGATGACCGCGAAGCACGCGTGACGATCTATGACACCATCTGCGAAAAACTCGACGCAGCACCTATCCAGCACATCGGCAAATTGCTGGTGGTGTATCGCCCGAAAAAAGAAGCGGTAAAAGCACCTAGCGAAACCCGTGGCCGCGGCATGCGCGAAGTAACCATCGTCAAACCAAGTCCAAGCGGCACCAAGCGGCCGTCAGTGACTAAGGTAATGGTCAAGGGAAATGAGCGCGTCACCCAGGGTGGCTCGATCAAGCGCGCCAAACCGCGTCAGACCAGCCCGAAAAAATCGTCGCTCGGACGATAA
- the greA gene encoding transcription elongation factor GreA: MSTPITPYGANVLKEELHRLKTKERPWVINAIAEARAQGDLSENADYDAAKEKQSFIEGRIADIEGKLGTSQVIDPTTLEAEGRVVFAATVDLEDLESGEKVTYQIVGIDEADLKEKKVSITSPIARAMIGKYAGDVVGVEAPAGLREYEILQVRYI; the protein is encoded by the coding sequence ATGAGCACACCAATTACCCCCTATGGCGCAAACGTCCTGAAAGAGGAGTTGCACCGTCTGAAAACAAAAGAACGTCCATGGGTCATTAATGCTATTGCTGAAGCACGTGCACAAGGTGACCTGTCGGAGAATGCCGACTACGATGCGGCGAAAGAAAAGCAAAGCTTTATCGAAGGTCGTATTGCCGACATCGAAGGCAAGCTGGGTACTTCGCAAGTGATCGATCCGACCACGCTGGAAGCAGAAGGCCGTGTGGTCTTTGCTGCTACCGTTGATCTGGAAGATCTGGAGTCTGGCGAGAAAGTAACTTACCAAATCGTCGGTATCGACGAAGCAGATCTGAAAGAAAAGAAAGTATCGATTACTTCGCCTATCGCACGTGCGATGATCGGCAAGTACGCAGGTGATGTGGTCGGTGTGGAAGCGCCTGCCGGCTTGCGTGAATACGAAATCCTGCAAGTACGGTACATCTGA
- the ftsH gene encoding ATP-dependent zinc metalloprotease FtsH: protein MNNMFSKAAIWVVIGMVLFTVFKQFDGRTASGSATAVAYSDFLDEVKSKRIKEATIEDRSIVATTTDGKKIKSAITYLDRGLVGDLVNNGVKFDVKQPEEQSFLSQVFISWFPMLLLIGVWIFFMRQMQGGGKGGAFSFGKSKARMLDDTNNPVTFADVAGCDEAKEEVGELVDFLRDPTRFQKLGGRIPRGVLMVGPPGTGKTLLARAIAGEAKVPFFTISGSDFVEMFVGVGASRVRDMFDNAKKHAPCIIFIDEIDAVGRHRGAGMGGGNDEREQTLNQMLVEMDGFEPNAGVIVIAATNRADVLDKALLRPGRFDRQVIVGLPDIRGREQILLVHMRKVPIGTDVQADILARGTPGFSGADLANLVNEAALFAARRNKRLVEMQDFEDAKDKIVMGPERKSAVMREEERRNTAYHESGHAVVAKLLPKADPVHKVTIMPRGFALGLTWQLPEHDRVNMYKDKMLEEISILFGGRIAEEVFMHQMSTGASNDFERATKLARAMVTRYGMSESLGTMVYEDTEQDAYFGRSSAKTVSEATQQKVDTEIRTILDTQYALSRKLIEENRDKVELMAKTLLDWETIDSDQINDIMEGREPRPPKAGIPVRRNPPDNPTDVAPTATAPA from the coding sequence GTGAACAATATGTTTTCCAAGGCCGCCATATGGGTGGTCATCGGGATGGTTCTTTTCACCGTATTCAAACAGTTCGACGGACGTACCGCGTCGGGCTCGGCTACGGCGGTCGCCTACTCGGATTTCCTGGACGAAGTAAAAAGTAAGCGCATCAAGGAAGCGACGATCGAAGATCGCAGCATTGTTGCGACTACGACCGACGGCAAAAAAATCAAATCCGCGATTACTTACCTGGATCGCGGCCTGGTCGGTGATCTGGTTAATAACGGCGTGAAATTCGACGTTAAACAACCGGAAGAACAATCCTTCCTGTCCCAAGTATTCATATCCTGGTTCCCGATGCTGTTGTTGATCGGCGTCTGGATCTTCTTCATGCGTCAGATGCAGGGCGGCGGCAAGGGCGGGGCATTCTCGTTCGGCAAGTCGAAGGCGCGCATGCTGGATGACACCAATAACCCGGTTACTTTTGCCGACGTCGCAGGTTGCGATGAAGCAAAAGAAGAAGTCGGCGAACTGGTTGATTTCCTGCGCGATCCTACCCGCTTCCAGAAACTGGGCGGTCGTATTCCGCGCGGCGTGCTGATGGTTGGTCCTCCGGGTACCGGTAAAACCTTGCTGGCGCGTGCAATTGCAGGCGAAGCAAAAGTACCTTTCTTCACGATTTCCGGTTCGGACTTCGTTGAAATGTTTGTCGGTGTCGGTGCATCCCGTGTGCGCGATATGTTCGACAACGCAAAGAAACATGCGCCTTGTATCATCTTCATCGATGAGATCGATGCAGTTGGCCGTCATCGTGGTGCCGGCATGGGTGGCGGTAACGATGAACGTGAACAGACACTGAACCAGATGCTGGTTGAGATGGACGGCTTTGAACCTAACGCCGGCGTGATCGTGATTGCAGCGACCAACCGTGCCGACGTACTCGATAAAGCCTTGCTGCGTCCGGGTCGTTTCGACCGCCAAGTGATCGTCGGCTTGCCTGACATCCGTGGTCGTGAGCAGATCTTGCTGGTCCACATGCGTAAAGTACCTATCGGTACCGACGTGCAGGCCGATATCCTGGCGCGTGGTACACCTGGTTTTTCCGGTGCCGACCTGGCCAACCTGGTCAATGAAGCAGCCTTGTTTGCCGCTCGCCGTAACAAGCGTCTGGTCGAGATGCAGGACTTCGAGGATGCCAAGGACAAGATCGTCATGGGCCCTGAGCGTAAATCGGCTGTCATGCGTGAAGAAGAACGTCGCAACACGGCTTACCATGAGTCCGGCCATGCAGTAGTGGCGAAGCTCTTGCCTAAGGCTGACCCGGTGCATAAGGTCACCATCATGCCGCGTGGCTTTGCCCTCGGCCTGACCTGGCAGTTGCCTGAGCATGACCGCGTCAATATGTACAAGGACAAGATGCTGGAAGAAATTTCGATCCTGTTCGGTGGCCGTATTGCGGAAGAAGTGTTTATGCATCAGATGTCGACCGGCGCTTCGAACGACTTTGAGCGTGCGACCAAACTGGCACGTGCGATGGTGACGCGTTACGGTATGTCGGAAAGCCTGGGTACCATGGTCTACGAAGATACCGAGCAAGACGCTTACTTCGGACGTTCGTCTGCCAAGACCGTGTCGGAAGCAACGCAGCAAAAGGTCGATACCGAAATCCGTACGATTCTGGATACGCAGTATGCGTTGTCGCGCAAACTGATTGAAGAGAATCGCGATAAGGTTGAATTGATGGCGAAAACCCTGCTGGACTGGGAAACCATCGATTCGGATCAAATCAACGACATCATGGAAGGGCGTGAACCGCGTCCACCTAAGGCTGGTATTCCGGTGCGCCGCAATCCGCCGGACAATCCAACTGATGTCGCGCCTACTGCAACTGCACCGGCCTGA